actaattggtcttttgaccaatcaaacCAGCTCTGAAAGAGATCTGATGTGAAcatatctgatgtgattggtcaaaagaccaattattgGGAAAAACATCTGAATTGGACTGCCTCTACCAAGCAGACCAGATAAATGTACTGCACGGTTGTCCATTCACATTTTCAAAAGACACTCAGCAACTACAAAGCACCAACATATGCCCTGGGAAAGCTATTTTAAACACTAAAACATTTAGGGTAATAATGGTGCTGTTGAGCATTATGAATCAATGTGTCTATACGATGAGCTCTTTCACAGCATCTGGATAAATCAGCACAGGTAGCTAATAGTGATATCAAATTCTGACCTAAACCGATATCAAGTATTGCTCAATAATTTTCGGGCCTGGATATCAGTACAGGTATAGAGGACTGATTGAGTGCTTAAGACACATCAAATACAGGTAACGTATTTACCTGCCTACACATACATTTCTTAtgtcagtacatcactggggccaagcttcctgccacctaGGATcactataccaggcagtgtcagaggaaggctctaaaaatggtcaaagactccagccaccttagttatagactgttctctctactaccgcacggcaagcggtactggagcgccaagtctaggtccaagaggcttctaaacagcttctaactccaagccataagactcctgaacacctaatcaaatggctacccagactatttgcattgccccccccccctcttttataccactgctactcactgttgttatcatctatgcacagtcactttaataactctacctacatgtacatattacctcaactaaccggtgcccccacacattaacTCTGTTCCcgtacccccatgtatatagtctcgctattgttattttactgctactcttaattacttgttacttttatttcttagtcttgtttttttaaactgcattgttggttaggggctcactgttgtagtcggcgcatgtgactattaacatttgatttgatattttccCTGTAAAGAAATAAAGTGAAAATGACACCATGTCTGGATTATTATCTGAAAAATAATTTTATTTCCAGAGTAAAATAAATTATATCCTGCCATACAAAAAAGTGTAAGAAAAGGGACAATGCTAAAAGTTTTGCTGTAGAGAAACTGTAAAAGAAGTTAGGTGTGCCATCAGGCCTTGAGGGTCTTCAAAAAATGATGTCAAGGGATAACAAAATAAGAATGCCTATTACCTTGTTGTAGGATTATCAGCCATTGCATATAAATTACTCCCAGTACCTTTTGTGTGAATTCACATGCAGATTCTGCATGCTCTGAAGTAACAAGCAGTTCTGCTCTGCCCTACGCAAAGCACTGGTGTAGTTGGCTTTGCACTTAGTTTCTTATTCCTCTCTTGTTATGACATTGGCTCCCATTTTGTGTGATGCATATCACaactaaacattttttaaataattaaatgTCAAATTCCTATATTATCATCTCAGTTTAGTTAATTCTAATACAACATTCTGAACCTCACATATACAGTACAAATATATAAACTTGAATCTTCATTGTTTAGCTTGAAGAGATGATAACACACACAGAAAGTACTTGTTGATTTTCCATTCTTTGCTTTTCTACTATGGTGCAAAAGCCCCCCTCAAAACATAAATAATACTTCTTATCTGGATAATCCCTCATATTAAGACATATTAGGGTTAAATAAACAAAGCAAATCAAACATGTTAATAGAAAGGCAAAGAAACTTTTACAACATTCAGAAAGGACTGTGCAAAAAGACAGATTTATCTCTTTCACAATGATAGAAATGTATATGAATAATATAACATTTTTGAACCCATAGAAAGACCAACTCATTTCTATGTTTATAGTCAGAAACAGTGTCTGTGTTCCAGTAAGAGTACTGTTTTTGTACAGTGTATGCTGACATTAACACCATTTCAGCTACTACCACTGAACTTCATTCTGACACTGAATGCATACAGTAACGATAGAACATTGTCCTATATAAGCGCTCTACTTTCTCCACTATATAGTACATGAGAAAGCTCTCTTTGTTTGTTTCAtcaaaatataacatatattatgCAACACATAATGACACAACATCtctttatttatatattcttggCAACGTGGAGAAACGTCCTATCATTTATACTTATGTCTTGGTTCCATGGTGGAAGGGAACGAAATGTGAAACTGACCAAACAGGTCCCGTCATTTTCAGTGACTGGATCCATGTTATACTCGAGCGAGTAGAAGTATATGGCGCCTATAACAGTAGCATAATATTGACCATCTAATCACCTAGGAGCAGGACAGAGCCAGACAATAGTTGTCTTCTACTAACAATCACAACAGAGTTCACTGGTACGGGACTAAACCCTTGCTGATAACACCTCTACAAACAAAATGGCCTCTATCAAAGGTTACCAAGGAGAAGAGAGCAGCAACAGTCTTCCAGGGCCCGTATAGGACTTCAGATAGAAAACATTCTAAtgttgaatttaaaaaaatacaaaggaGGATGATCGTCATTTATGAACTTATTTAATAATGAATGTAGCAGATAGTCCTTTGGATGGTTCAGAAACTATAAAACCGACTCCATGTTTTCGCACAACTCATGGTCCTCTAGGTTGTATATAAACGTTGTCTTGTTTGGGTTCTGACTCCCATCCTTCATGTTGTCCATTGTGAGACTGGAGGGGAACAGTTCGGTTGGTGTCGTATAGCCCTCAtgatttttgatgtatttcttaTAGTTCTTGCGTAAACAGTACCAGGTGGTGGTGTACAGAATGAAGGCGGTGACCTTAAGACCGATGGCCAGGCTCACGTACAGATGTCTGTAGGCGATATTGTCGTACAGCAGGCAGGCTCCCTTATCCCCACACTCTGTACTCCAGAAAAGGCAAGTTGAGTCAATCCCAGCACCAAAGAtcagaggaggggggatgaatccTACAAAACAGGTGAGGAGAGGATTACATCAGCAGCACAAGCTTTTCATCTCTACAAATGAAGAAATCAATACTTTAGCCTTAACATTACACCAGTACTGGTCAACAAACTGTAGCATCTGAAACTCCAGTATGTTTGATTTATAAACAAAGTAATGTAACAGTGCAACCTGACTAGTTCAGACGTAAGTGTAACAGTACTATAACTTACCAAGTAGTCGCAGCAAGAGAAACAAAACTCCAAGAGCATATGATTTCAGCTCAGGGCTCACAGTCctaggaagagaaggagaaacagtATTTGTTACACACAGGAAAGAGAAAGACGTCTGAGTAAAGTACACCCTCTCTACATTTTGACTGGGTTCTACTGGCcatgttatggtatggtgttaAGGTGAATTCCAGTGGTGTTACCTGATGAGGATGATGACGGAGGGTGTCTGAGCCATGGAGCCGATCATACAGCAGGCACAGATGACACAGAGGAAGGTGAGGAAGGCCTCCTGGCAGCCTGGACTGGGACACTTCCCTGGGACAGCTGTGGCCATTTCACTGTCACTGGATATACATGTACACCCTGTCAAATTCTGAAGACAAGAGAAGGTATAGGTAGGTATATCTGCATTAGTATTACTTTATGTGACAACAAGCCAGATGAACACAGATGCAACACGGCATTCTCacatctcttccatctctctataTGTAGGTTGTTGGGGAAATGTAAAATGACGAATGGTGGTGACTCTGTTTGTGCAGTGATAATAACAATCCAGAGATTTCATATGTAGAAAGGTCACTGCTCTGActacacacagtaacacagagaaAATACCTATGATTCATAAAAGTGAGAGGAGTGTGATAAAGAACATTCATCCACAGCCTGCTTCGGTTCACAGCATGGGGCGAAGCATCTAAATACAGAGTAAGTTGTAACGATGAAGACCATCTAGTTGTAGGATCTCTAGACGCAACATTGCCATTGAAAAGCTAAGGATTTATTTGTCACAGTTTGATGTGCATGAAGGCCATGATGGAAGTCACTTTGGTTTAATTAAGGGTAACATAACATCAGGGCATCTGTATGGTACATGGGAGCATTGGAGACAACATACTCTACTGGTCCACAGTTGCTCATAAGACAGAACATTGTGTCCATTCCAGGGATTCTATTTCTAGGATGGCTGCTCTGTTCTAGCATTTGGGCTGTGGTGAATGCCTCTATCTATCACAGGACATAATGGGACGCAGAGAGGTGAGGGTGGAAGGCTTCCAGGGTAATGACCTGAGCCAGAGGGGGGTAGATGCATGTGCTCACTGTTGTAGTGCAGCCTGCAAAGCAGGAGGACAGGTAGGTGACTCCGTTGGAGCCGCACACTGGGCTGACTGAGGAGGTGTAGCAGTTACAGTTACTCATGCAGGGGACCTCTGGTTTCTCGCCCACCCGCAGtgtcctggagagagagggagagaaagaaagagagagagaggaagcgagagagataCAAACAGCTGTTCAGACTATACTGTGTACATATAGGAATGCTACTATGTCCCTAAATAAACAAGTTAAACAGTGCAAAGCACATTTCCAGTTGGTGAGTgtagggtaagttgagccaaatgGGAAGTTGAGCCATCCCTGTTTCTAGGAAATCATAGACAAATATTTAGAAAGGGGTCATAATTTCATGGAGTTTGTGAAGGAAGAAACTACAAGGAAAAATTGGTAAGCAAGTTAAGTccaaaaaacagattttcacAAAGTCAAATTAATTTGTTGTGTTAGATTGTCCTATAAAtaagttggggtctctataagcttcaatatgaggtcctaaacctagcatgaaagtgcatccttggaGCTGTGTTgtctaatatagtcaaaatgtttgcctttgggtaaattgagccaaaggCCATGAgctaagttgagccaatggttgagcagatggcaagttgagcaaattgaagcgttttcttcccaggcatagtaatgcaaggcattatgaaattagttgcaaaatgaataggaaatatagtcaagacgttgacaaggttataaataatgatttttaattgaagtaataattgtgtccttcaaactttgctttcatcaaagaatcctccatttgcagcattacagccttgcagacctttggcattctagttgtcaatttgttgaggtaatctgaagagatttcacccatgcttcctgaagcacctcccacaagttggattggcttgatgggcacttcttacgtaccatacggtctaGCTACTCCCAAAGcatctcaatagggttgagatactgtgactgtgctggccactccattatagacagaataccagctgactgcttcatccctaaatagttcttgcatagtttggagctgtgctttgggtcattgtcctgttgtaagaggaaattggctccaattaagcgccgtccacagtgtatggcatggcgttgcaaaatggagtgatagccttccttcttcaagtccccttttaccctgtacaaatcttcCACTTtatcaccaccaaagcacccccagaccatcacatagcgcctagacttggcgctccggacccgcttgccatgcggtagcagagagaacagtctatgactggggtggctggagtctttgacaatttttcagTCCTCCTTTCCCTGTCGTCAacaatcctctcctttgtcttgattacgttgagggataggttgctATTCTAGCACCACCAGGCCAGGTTTCTGActtcctctctataggctgtctcatcgttgtcagtgatcaggcctaccactgttgtgtcatctgcaaacttaatgatgctgttggagtcgtgtctggccatgcagatgtgggtgaatagggagtacagaagggtacagaagcatgcacccctgaggggctccagtgttgaggatcagcgtggcagattgTTGTTTCCTACCCGTACCACCTGGGGGGGCCCTGGTTTAGataccagggtccttagcttagtgatgagctttgtgggcactatggtgttgaacgctgagctctagacaatgaacagcattctcacatcggtgttccttttgtccaggtgggaaagggcagtgtggagtgcaatagagattgcatcatctgttgatcGGTTTGAGCGGgaatacaaattggagtgggtctagggtttctgggataatggtgttaaagtgagccatgaccagcctttcaaagcactttatggttACCAATGTGAGTGCTAccggtctgtagtcatttaggcaggttgccttagtgttcttggacacagggactatggtggtctgcttgaaacatgttggcattacagactcaatcagggacatgctgaaaatgtcagtgaaaacacatgccagttggtcagcacatgcctggagcacacgtcctggtaatatgtctggccctgcagccttgtgaatgttggcctggttaaaggtcttactcacatcggctgaggagagagtgatcacacagtcatccagaacagctgatgctctcatgcatgtttcagtgttgcttgcctcgaagcgagtatagacgtagtttagctcgtctggtaggctcgtgtcactgggcagctctcggctgtgcttccctttgtagttagTAATTgtttgccacatccgacgagcgtcggagccggtgtagtacgattcaatcttagtcctgtattggcactttgcctgtttgatggttcgtctgaggtcgtagcgggatttcttataagcgtctgggttagagtcccactccttgaaaatggcagctctagcctttagctcagtgtggatgttgcctgtaatccatggtttctggttggggtatgtacgtacagtcactgtggggacaacgtcatcgatgcacttattgatgaagccaatgactgatgtggtgtactcctcaatgccatcggaggaatcccggaacatattccagtctgtgcaagcaaaacagtcctgttgtttagcatctgcgtcatctgaccacttctttattgactgagtcactggtgcttcctgctttagtttttgcctgtaagcaggaatcaggaggatggaattatggtcagatgaGGGGGCgagggttgctgataatgggcctctgtacactccatacattccattaaaaaaaatctgtcgtttcaatagtcatttacaacattaacaatgtctacactgtatttatgatcaatttgatgttattttaaaatggacaaaacatttgcttatctttcaaaaacaaggacatttcaaagtgaccacaaattttgaacggtagtgtatgtagatatctttgttagaaagaatactatattttcCTTGACAGAATGATGCTGAATAGTTCAACTTACCCCACATTCCCCTACAAGCTATTATCCTatatttgttatttaaaaaatacaaattttaaaataaaaaatgggtGGAAACAAATTTAGTAAAACGTATATTCTGACAAATGTTTCCGTAGTCAGAGTGTGGCTTTGTTCCCACTTTCATCAACCACCCTGCCCCCAAAAGGAGCACTGCTATTACATATGCTAAACCAGTATATGTACAGGCTGTTCTTACTCGTTGCCATAGGGGACGGTCACCCCAGCGACAGGTCCTGTGTCACAGccaaggaagaggaaggagacgTAGCAGGCGGTGGAGATCAGGTTGACCAGCATGGCCATGCGAATGGCCCCTAGGGCTGAGAGGTTCAGCTTCTTGACCAGAAGCCCCCCCAGGAATATCCCCAGACAAGCACAGGGGATGGCCGTCATACCTGGAAAGTTAATACCACCAGGTTAAGCTAATCTCCTTCTCATATACTGCACTGATTCTTCTCATTGTACTGCTCTCTGTCTACTGTGTGGCTCCAGGGGGTGTGggactgtatgtatgtgtgtgtatgtgagagagaatgtgtgtgtgtcgtgcATGTGCATGCCACTCACCTAGTAGTTGATTGGCTGAAGAGGTTGTGAGGTTAAACTGCTGCTCCAGGTACTTCCCCAGGAAGGCAGCGAAGCCAGCCACTACACCAATCTCCATACAGGCAGCCAGCGTGATGCAGGTATACACTGGGTTGGACAGGAGGTGCTTGGTCACTTTAGGGATCACTGAAAAGAGAAGATCCTTAATATCAAAGCGTCACATGGACacagacatctctctctcactataaataaaaaatctgccaGTTACACTAAACTGGTGAAAGGTTCATATAAAAATCTGAAAACATTGTGTAATTTGTATGTGGAATTTATTTTATTCTTTCCTCATAACTAGTAAAAAGCTATATCATTTCAATAGAAGCAGAGGATTTAAGTCCCTTGCTTTCTTTTCTCATAACAGACaacatatatagtacactaccccaGATGACTTATCAGACTCAACAGTCCAGACTTTACAAAACAGAATCTGGAACTGTGTTTTTCAAATCGCAGTTTTGAGAAAGAACATTTTCATGAAATAAAATAATCCTACAGCAatgggaaatgtgaattattatgtggataatAATGTATTTAAAAAAGTTGTGAGGGTAGATTCATTTTTcttagggaaaatcaagtctgacatttttaagtggaaattactAACCTTAGAAGCCTTTAAAAATCTTGAATATACTACAAGATTGCATTTCCTGCTATGCAGGAAAATTCGCAGcaaaaaaagtgatcaaattaagattctacatttgcacctacagttgaagtcggaagtttacatacaccttagacaaatacggCACAATCTCCGTGGCCTCGGACTCGGcctcgtctcaggatggtaaattggtggttgaagatatccctctagtggtgtgggggctgtgctttggcaaagtgggtggggttatgtcctgcctgtttggccctgtccggaggtatcgtcggacggggccacagtgtctcccgacccctcctgtctcagcctccagtatttatgctgcaatagtttgtgtcgggggatagggtcagtctgttatatctggagtatttatcctgtcttatctggtgtcctgtgcaaatttaagtatgctctctctaattctctctctctctttcggaggacctgaaccctaggaccatgcctcaggactacctgatgacttcttgctgtccccagtccacctggctgtgctgctgctccagtttcaactgttctgcctgcggctttggaaccctgacctgttcaccggacgtgctagcttgtcccagacctgctgttttcaactctctagagacagcaggagtggtagagatattctgaatgatcggctatgaaaagccaactgacatttactcctgaggtgaaATGAAATACATTTCAACGCAGTttttcaacttagtgtatgtaaacttctgacccactggaattgtgatacggtgaattataagtgaaataatctgtctgtaaacaattgttggaaaaattacttgtgtcatgcacaaagtagatgtcctaaccgacttgccaaaactatagtttgttaacaagaaatttgtggagtggttgaataattagctttaatgactccaaccaaagtgtatgtaaacttctgacttcaactgtacctacctcaattacctcatagcCCTACAaatcaactcggtactggtaaccAGTGTATATGGACAAGTTGTCCTTACTTATTGTGTATTTTTTCcaaatttttctctctgcattgttgggaagggtccgtaagtaagcatgtcaTTGTTAGAATGGaattaacaaatatatatatatattaggatgagcaatgtcggaatggcattgactaaaatacagcatatacatatgaaattagtaaagcagtatgtaaacattattaaagtgaccagtgattccatttctatgtacatagggcagcaacCTCTAAGGTGCAgtgttgagtaaccgggtggtagctggctagtgatggctatttaacagtctgacagccttgagatagaagctgtttttcagtctctcagtcccagctttggtgcacctgcactgacctcaccttctggatgatagcggggtgaacaggccgtggctcgggtggttgatgtccttgatgatctttttggccttctgtgacattgggtgctgtaagtgtcctggaACGCAGGCAGAatgctcccggtgatgcgttgggcataccgcaccaccctctggagagccctgcagttgcgggcagtgcagttgccataccaggtggtgatacagcccgacaggatgctttcaattgtgcatctgtaaaagtttgtgaggatcttaggggccaagccaaatttcttcagcctcctgaggttgaagaggcgctgttgtgccttcttcaccacactgtctgtgtgggtggaccatttcaaattgtcagtgatgtgtactccaaggaacttgaagcttttcaccttctccactgcggtcccatcgatgtggatagaggcGTGCTCCCTcagctgtctcctgaagtccacgatcagctccttcattttgctgacgttgagggagaggttattttccttgcACCACTCCGCTAGGGCCCTCACCTccgggtggaggtgatatgatccttaactagcctcttaaagaatttcatgatgacagaagttagtgctacggggcaatagtcatttagtttagTCACCTATGCTTTCTTTGGTACAGAAACAATGGTTGAcgtcttgaagcaagtggggacagcagactggaataagagagattgagagattgaatatgtacgtaaacactccagccagctggtctgcggaAGCTCTGAGGAGGAGTTTAGGGATGATGTCGGGGCCGCagacttgcgagggttaacatgcttaaatgtctaACTCAAGTCGGCCACAGAGAGctagagcccacagtccttgaatgctgccatctatccactgtttatggtttgggtaggttttcaatagtcacagtgggaacaacgtcccctatacacttcctgatgaactcagtcactgtgTCCGTGTATACGTCAGTGTTATTCTCAGAGgatacccggaacatatcccagtccgcatgatcaaaacaatcttgaagaatggattccgattggtc
This DNA window, taken from Oncorhynchus kisutch isolate 150728-3 linkage group LG22, Okis_V2, whole genome shotgun sequence, encodes the following:
- the LOC109867364 gene encoding solute carrier organic anion transporter family member 3A1-like isoform X1 gives rise to the protein MQVKKQRGSDRSTGEGARKKSSCFSNIKIFLISECALMLAQGTVGAYLVSVLTTLERRFNLQSADVGVIASSFEIGNLALILFVSYFGAKANRPRLIGCGGIVMALGALLSALPEFLTKQYEHKPGQTWRTEVGRNGCANSTRNGGQYIEELCSNKANTNMMYLLLIGAQMLLGIGATPVQPLGVSYIDDHVKRKDSSLYIGIVFSTLVFGPACGFLLGSLCTKFYVDFLFIDTSKLDITSDDPRWIGAWWGGFLLCGALLFFSSLFMFGFPQTLSDREKDRDGGGESEQAMLPSTSLPLDYNEMPKSSNGVVHNNHEPVNGPTCFQQLRVIPKVTKHLLSNPVYTCITLAACMEIGVVAGFAAFLGKYLEQQFNLTTSSANQLLGMTAIPCACLGIFLGGLLVKKLNLSALGAIRMAMLVNLISTACYVSFLFLGCDTGPVAGVTVPYGNETLRVGEKPEVPCMSNCNCYTSSVSPVCGSNGVTYLSSCFAGCTTTVSTCIYPPLAQNLTGCTCISSDSEMATAVPGKCPSPGCQEAFLTFLCVICACCMIGSMAQTPSVIILIRTVSPELKSYALGVLFLLLRLLGFIPPPLIFGAGIDSTCLFWSTECGDKGACLLYDNIAYRHLYVSLAIGLKVTAFILYTTTWYCLRKNYKKYIKNHEGYTTPTELFPSSLTMDNMKDGSQNPNKTTFIYNLEDHELCENMESVL
- the LOC109867364 gene encoding solute carrier organic anion transporter family member 3A1-like isoform X2; this translates as MQVKKQRGSDRSTGEGARKKSSCFSNIKIFLISECALMLAQGTVGAYLVSVLTTLERRFNLQSADVGVIASSFEIGNLALILFVSYFGAKANRPRLIGCGGIVMALGALLSALPEFLTKQYEHKPGQTWRTEVGRNGCANSTRNGGQYIEELCSNKANTNMMYLLLIGAQMLLGIGATPVQPLGVSYIDDHVKRKDSSLYIGIVFSTLVFGPACGFLLGSLCTKFYVDFLFIDTSKLDITSDDPRWIGAWWGGFLLCGALLFFSSLFMFGFPQTLSDREKDRDGGGESEQAMLPSTSLPLDYNEMPKSSNGVVHNNHEPVNGPTCFQQLRVIPKVTKHLLSNPVYTCITLAACMEIGVVAGFAAFLGKYLEQQFNLTTSSANQLLGMTAIPCACLGIFLGGLLVKKLNLSALGAIRMAMLVNLISTACYVSFLFLGCDTGPVAGVTVPYGNETLRVGEKPEVPCMSNCNCYTSSVSPVCGSNGVTYLSSCFAGCTTTNLTGCTCISSDSEMATAVPGKCPSPGCQEAFLTFLCVICACCMIGSMAQTPSVIILIRTVSPELKSYALGVLFLLLRLLGFIPPPLIFGAGIDSTCLFWSTECGDKGACLLYDNIAYRHLYVSLAIGLKVTAFILYTTTWYCLRKNYKKYIKNHEGYTTPTELFPSSLTMDNMKDGSQNPNKTTFIYNLEDHELCENMESVL